Proteins co-encoded in one Timaviella obliquedivisa GSE-PSE-MK23-08B genomic window:
- a CDS encoding iron-siderophore ABC transporter substrate-binding protein, translated as MVNHDKKRYPREYQKYLLALLTAFFLTACYHTLDRVYVDASDEAGSPCRVIQHILGKSCVPVNPQRVVALDLLDNVLALGVKPVGATVDDGRFRTLLPMEKSTNIKSVGDLVQPNLESILQLQPDLILDVYWGQSHHQLSQIAPIVSAGNGETIDWKAWLKTYGEALGKQQEADALIADYHKRITSFQQKIGKRLSQTQVSVVVAWDNYRIYMKRSFSGQILSDIGLPRPPLQDRERVNENLSLELIPKMAGDVIFVAIGGNNPSSVEKLLSHPLWLQLKAVKEGRVYLVDAKAWLAGYGPVGANVVLDDLFKYLIDEWN; from the coding sequence ATGGTTAATCATGATAAAAAGCGTTATCCCCGAGAATATCAGAAATATTTGTTGGCGTTACTAACTGCATTCTTCCTAACCGCCTGCTACCATACCCTCGATCGCGTTTATGTCGATGCCAGTGATGAAGCTGGATCTCCCTGTCGAGTCATTCAGCACATTCTGGGAAAATCCTGTGTCCCTGTCAATCCCCAGCGGGTTGTGGCGCTTGACCTATTGGACAATGTTTTAGCATTGGGTGTCAAGCCCGTAGGTGCAACCGTTGATGATGGGCGTTTCCGTACCCTACTGCCGATGGAGAAGAGCACGAATATTAAATCTGTTGGCGACTTAGTGCAGCCTAATCTTGAGAGTATTTTGCAGTTGCAGCCTGACTTGATTTTGGATGTCTATTGGGGGCAGTCCCATCATCAACTTTCTCAAATTGCGCCGATTGTATCTGCTGGAAATGGGGAAACCATCGATTGGAAAGCATGGTTGAAAACCTACGGTGAAGCACTTGGAAAACAGCAAGAAGCGGATGCTCTGATAGCCGACTATCACAAGCGAATTACAAGCTTTCAGCAGAAGATAGGGAAAAGGCTTTCTCAAACTCAAGTTTCTGTTGTTGTGGCATGGGATAACTATCGCATTTATATGAAGCGATCATTCAGTGGACAAATCTTGAGCGATATTGGGCTACCGCGTCCCCCCTTGCAAGACAGGGAGCGTGTTAATGAAAATCTTTCGTTAGAGTTGATTCCCAAAATGGCGGGAGATGTAATTTTTGTGGCGATCGGAGGTAACAATCCGTCTAGCGTAGAAAAACTATTGAGTCATCCTTTGTGGTTGCAATTAAAAGCCGTTAAGGAGGGACGAGTCTACCTAGTGGATGCTAAGGCTTGGCTAGCTGGATACGGACCCGTAGGAGCTAATGTTGTCCTAGATGATTTATTCAAGTATTTGATCGATGAATGGAATTAA
- a CDS encoding Uma2 family endonuclease, producing MSQQLLKTEAKTEAETEAIVPELDISHLAIEDDQPVDNFQSELQQRLLVEPICSAKVLVSPFLAAANVGLFYQYKGDPIVPDMLLSLGVQRAEDFAERRHRSYFVWEFGKVPDVCIEIVSNQEGDELSLSQKSRQKGKTLCKKDIYAQIGVPYYVVIDPLRQIQGKAEMDGALLRVWAISPTGYTELTSLEGIVEIQQSVWLERIGLGLTLWEGAFEEEISRLWLRWCDRQGQVILTGAEGQEIERQRAEQERQRAEQERQAKEQAQQRLEQLEVFLRSQGIDPNQLPEE from the coding sequence ATGAGTCAACAACTTCTCAAGACTGAAGCAAAGACTGAAGCCGAGACTGAAGCGATCGTCCCGGAGCTTGACATCAGCCATCTTGCGATCGAGGATGATCAGCCCGTGGATAATTTTCAATCAGAATTGCAGCAGCGCCTCTTGGTCGAACCCATCTGTAGCGCCAAGGTTTTGGTTTCTCCGTTTCTCGCTGCCGCCAATGTCGGACTATTCTATCAGTACAAGGGCGATCCGATTGTTCCCGATATGCTGTTGAGTTTGGGCGTACAGCGGGCTGAGGACTTCGCCGAACGTCGCCATCGCTCTTATTTTGTTTGGGAGTTTGGCAAAGTACCGGATGTTTGCATTGAAATTGTCTCGAATCAGGAAGGCGATGAACTTTCCCTAAGCCAAAAATCGCGGCAGAAAGGTAAAACCCTCTGTAAAAAAGACATTTATGCTCAGATTGGTGTGCCTTATTATGTTGTGATTGATCCGCTGCGGCAGATCCAGGGCAAGGCTGAGATGGACGGGGCGTTACTACGCGTCTGGGCAATTTCTCCAACGGGCTACACAGAGCTAACTTCCCTTGAAGGCATCGTTGAGATTCAGCAATCGGTGTGGTTAGAGCGGATTGGACTGGGACTAACCCTTTGGGAAGGCGCGTTTGAGGAAGAAATCTCTAGGCTGTGGTTGCGCTGGTGCGATCGTCAGGGGCAGGTCATTTTGACAGGAGCAGAAGGGCAGGAGATCGAGCGCCAGCGGGCAGAACAGGAGCGCCAGCGGGCAGAACAGGAGCGCCAAGCCAAGGAGCAAGCCCAACAGCGATTAGAACAGCTAGAGGTGTTTTTGCGATCGCAGGGCATTGACCCGAATCAGCTACCTGAAGAGTAG
- a CDS encoding AraC family transcriptional regulator → MTITLSQADYDDLWQHNPTSEALTCSGSSEKLEVISPLLGCGWVRSILLRGMSLSIFDYQLQENVFVKDNFAGTEWEFGFNISGNRSEKRTGESFISWGSYEGEGVWESYADDPILKIDIHLQSPDQLHQLIGEELESFPAEVRQLIEDNDESSFCDLNLITPAMRSALEQILDCPFIGTTRQVYLESKCLELIALKLEQVKAGDRYIRSPLCSLNPDDIDRLYLAREIITEHSDHPPSLMQLAQQVGLNDFKLKLGFRQIFGITVFGYIHRYRMETARQLLSDRRMNVREVAQTVGYANQSRFAAAFRKQFGINPKAYLLSKKSG, encoded by the coding sequence ATGACCATCACTCTCTCCCAGGCAGATTATGACGATCTGTGGCAACATAATCCTACGTCTGAGGCGTTAACCTGTTCAGGCAGTTCTGAAAAATTGGAAGTAATTTCTCCGCTACTGGGCTGTGGTTGGGTTCGTTCAATTCTATTGCGGGGAATGTCGCTTTCTATCTTTGATTATCAACTTCAAGAAAATGTATTTGTCAAAGATAACTTTGCTGGAACCGAATGGGAGTTTGGATTTAATATTTCTGGTAATCGCAGCGAGAAACGAACTGGCGAAAGTTTTATCAGTTGGGGATCTTATGAAGGTGAAGGCGTATGGGAAAGCTACGCAGATGATCCTATCTTAAAAATAGACATCCATTTACAGTCTCCTGATCAACTCCATCAACTCATTGGCGAAGAGCTAGAAAGCTTCCCTGCTGAGGTTCGGCAATTAATTGAAGATAATGACGAATCCTCATTTTGTGACCTCAATTTGATTACGCCAGCAATGCGATCGGCATTAGAGCAAATTCTAGATTGTCCGTTTATAGGTACAACCAGACAGGTTTATTTGGAAAGTAAATGTTTAGAGTTAATCGCTCTGAAATTAGAGCAAGTTAAAGCCGGGGATAGATACATCAGATCACCGCTGTGTTCGCTTAACCCTGACGACATCGATCGCCTTTATTTAGCGCGGGAGATCATTACAGAACATTCTGATCATCCACCTTCCTTGATGCAGTTGGCGCAGCAAGTGGGGCTAAATGATTTTAAGTTGAAGCTTGGTTTTCGGCAGATTTTTGGCATCACAGTGTTTGGCTATATTCATCGATATCGTATGGAGACAGCCCGGCAACTATTGAGCGATCGCCGGATGAATGTCCGAGAAGTGGCTCAAACTGTGGGATACGCCAATCAGAGTCGCTTTGCTGCCGCATTCCGTAAACAGTTTGGTATCAATCCAAAAGCCTATCTTTTAAGCAAAAAATCCGGCTAG
- a CDS encoding TonB-dependent receptor codes for MSSRRLYHDRYPNRLTRHSSTLMRSLFWLTLWVSGAMIAIAQPSWANQNNAEIEPQSADPEVATESQSLQTSSDISQLSELEQPAITADQWLTQIAQAAIIEITEMRVNATDTGLELVLATTGALPTPSTQVIGNALIADIPNAVLVLPDGKEFQQANPTEGIALISVTPRGDGIRVAITGTEAPPTVDVRTEAQGLILSVVPGAEAAETNDDAIQVVVTATRTEEDVQSVPRSVTIIEREEIAEQARVSRSLQDILGNLVPGFSPPSQTVLLNSGQNLRGRFPQVLIDGVPIISNNFSSQARDLRSIDPAAIERIEIVRGATATYGNGGTGGVINIITRRPSETGIISTVEFGVNAPGRGDDVTLPGEGFGNFFQAGFAGTEGDINFNFSIARNDIGTAYDAAGNPLPYGQSTLTDSVELNLLGGLGVNIGETQQLQLTANYFNADDNSNLISDPSILDIPGIQAARGIAVPEANYIEAPNPGNDNTIISLTYTHEALLGSQLQAQAYYRSSGFRGEYFDGRPFEFKDPEVVQFVYERELFGGRLQIDTPLSSALSLLWGADYSSERVNQPTNVFDTAVFDSSGKRTLQVVDEIPFAYRVNNFGAFAQMQWDLSPQWILSGGARYEQFGLSVEDYTIENFGFEPDRQVEGGSLSFDDVVFNAGLVYQATDTINLFANFAQGFSAPDYSRALGQVPNSVEADLDITSPQKVNSYELGVRGNWQTLQFSLAGFYTDSDLGLRIVPGEAGRSATLAREPQRIYGLEAALDWQPGGGWGLGGTTTWTEGEFKNAEGEFVALSSLAISPFKLTTYVQHETAFGWRNRLQAIFVGNRDGGFEDKTDPVPIGSYITLDFISSIPLFGGHLNFSVENLLNEQYSTVVSQYFSGFDETGNVAARGRMFRLGYSINF; via the coding sequence ATGAGTTCGCGCCGTTTATATCACGATCGGTATCCAAACAGGCTGACAAGACATTCCTCAACGCTGATGCGATCGCTCTTTTGGCTGACACTCTGGGTATCGGGAGCCATGATAGCGATCGCTCAACCCAGTTGGGCAAATCAGAACAACGCAGAGATTGAGCCGCAATCTGCTGATCCAGAAGTTGCTACAGAGTCTCAGTCTCTTCAGACTAGCTCAGATATCTCCCAACTCAGCGAGTTAGAGCAACCTGCAATAACCGCTGATCAATGGCTGACTCAAATTGCTCAAGCCGCAATCATCGAGATTACTGAAATGCGTGTGAATGCTACTGATACTGGGCTTGAACTGGTTTTGGCAACAACCGGAGCATTGCCAACGCCCTCAACTCAGGTGATTGGTAACGCCCTGATTGCTGACATTCCCAATGCGGTGCTGGTTTTGCCGGATGGGAAAGAGTTTCAGCAAGCGAATCCGACCGAGGGAATTGCACTGATATCCGTTACGCCTAGAGGGGATGGCATTCGTGTAGCGATCACAGGCACAGAGGCTCCACCAACGGTTGACGTGAGAACGGAAGCGCAGGGATTAATCTTGAGTGTAGTTCCGGGAGCAGAAGCGGCAGAAACCAATGATGATGCTATTCAAGTAGTGGTGACAGCTACTCGAACTGAAGAAGATGTGCAGAGTGTACCGCGATCGGTGACGATTATTGAGCGAGAAGAAATTGCAGAACAAGCCAGAGTTTCCAGGAGCCTCCAGGATATTTTAGGCAACCTTGTGCCTGGCTTTAGCCCACCTAGCCAAACTGTTCTGCTCAATAGCGGGCAAAACCTGCGGGGACGTTTTCCTCAAGTTTTGATTGATGGAGTGCCCATCATCTCAAATAACTTTTCTAGTCAGGCTAGGGACTTGAGGAGTATTGATCCGGCTGCGATCGAACGAATTGAAATTGTCCGTGGGGCAACGGCAACTTATGGTAATGGTGGCACGGGTGGGGTGATTAATATCATTACTCGCCGACCCAGTGAAACGGGAATTATTTCTACAGTTGAATTTGGAGTGAATGCACCGGGTCGAGGTGATGATGTTACCCTGCCTGGGGAAGGCTTTGGGAATTTCTTTCAAGCTGGATTTGCCGGGACTGAAGGAGATATTAACTTCAATTTCTCGATCGCCCGGAATGATATTGGCACTGCTTATGATGCAGCGGGCAACCCCCTTCCCTATGGTCAAAGTACTCTGACAGATAGCGTAGAACTCAATCTGCTGGGCGGATTAGGCGTTAACATTGGGGAAACACAGCAATTACAACTAACCGCAAACTACTTTAATGCAGACGATAACAGCAACCTGATTTCTGATCCATCTATTCTTGACATTCCAGGAATTCAAGCGGCTCGTGGAATTGCAGTACCCGAAGCCAATTATATTGAAGCCCCCAATCCAGGTAATGACAATACCATCATTAGCTTGACTTACACTCATGAAGCGCTCTTAGGTAGTCAACTCCAAGCCCAAGCCTACTATCGCAGTAGTGGATTTCGAGGAGAATACTTTGATGGTAGACCCTTTGAATTTAAAGATCCTGAAGTGGTGCAGTTTGTTTATGAACGCGAACTATTTGGAGGAAGACTGCAAATAGACACCCCACTTTCATCTGCCTTGAGTTTACTTTGGGGCGCAGACTACTCTTCTGAAAGAGTTAACCAGCCCACCAATGTATTTGATACCGCAGTATTTGATTCAAGTGGTAAACGAACGTTACAAGTCGTTGACGAGATCCCATTTGCTTACCGCGTCAACAACTTTGGTGCTTTTGCTCAAATGCAGTGGGATTTGAGTCCTCAATGGATTCTCAGTGGCGGAGCGCGCTATGAGCAGTTTGGGCTAAGTGTGGAGGACTACACCATAGAAAACTTTGGCTTTGAACCCGATCGCCAGGTTGAAGGGGGGAGTCTCAGCTTTGATGATGTGGTGTTTAATGCGGGTCTGGTTTATCAAGCAACGGATACGATCAATCTATTTGCAAACTTTGCTCAAGGGTTTTCTGCTCCAGACTATAGTCGCGCCTTGGGTCAAGTTCCCAATAGCGTAGAAGCTGATTTAGACATCACCAGTCCTCAGAAGGTCAATAGCTATGAACTTGGAGTTCGGGGGAATTGGCAAACATTGCAATTCTCCTTAGCTGGATTTTATACTGACTCTGATTTAGGGTTAAGAATTGTCCCTGGAGAAGCAGGTCGTTCTGCAACCTTAGCTCGTGAACCCCAACGAATTTATGGACTGGAAGCGGCTCTGGACTGGCAGCCTGGGGGCGGTTGGGGACTGGGTGGAACTACAACCTGGACTGAAGGAGAATTCAAAAATGCTGAAGGTGAGTTCGTTGCGCTCAGTAGTTTAGCTATTTCTCCCTTCAAACTCACAACTTATGTCCAACATGAAACTGCCTTTGGTTGGCGCAATCGTTTACAGGCAATTTTTGTTGGAAACCGCGATGGCGGGTTTGAAGACAAAACCGATCCAGTGCCGATCGGTAGCTACATAACATTAGATTTCATCAGCAGCATTCCGTTGTTTGGCGGACATCTCAACTTTAGTGTTGAAAACCTGCTCAACGAACAGTATTCTACAGTGGTTTCCCAGTATTTCAGTGGCTTTGATGAAACAGGAAATGTTGCGGCAAGAGGTCGAATGTTTCGTTTAGGTTATTCAATTAATTTCTAA
- a CDS encoding iron-siderophore ABC transporter substrate-binding protein, with product MSDHCIMHIFRLRLFLLSLIAILVIGACSDRSPPQPQSAISPPPNCRMVPHELGETKICGQPQRVAVLSPHILDSILSLGVQPIAYAEASTLNLRKFDRPEQQIPFLGRYVTTQPINVGNRDNPSLELLTQLKPDLILGESWTSKKHYDLLSKIAPTLLFSDVGMNDDQHWKHSIGGIAKALGREQQAQQLLENYPQQTALARKELAPVVAAYPKVLVIHSNRLSNSIAMADDSKAADMLRAIGFEIISPEDVSLKSGANVQVSLEILPQIETDLIFVLAWSEELYDPQLEIEQQWSKTPLLRQMQAFKNGQVFFVDYQLWGSVTRGPITDQLILEKLPPLLLPLMEKTDP from the coding sequence ATGTCTGATCATTGCATTATGCATATCTTTCGGCTTCGGCTATTTCTACTGAGTCTCATTGCAATTCTTGTGATAGGAGCTTGCAGCGATCGATCGCCCCCTCAACCGCAATCGGCAATATCGCCACCCCCTAACTGCCGCATGGTGCCCCATGAACTAGGAGAAACCAAAATTTGTGGTCAACCACAGCGGGTGGCAGTACTCAGTCCCCATATTCTTGATAGTATTTTGTCTCTGGGTGTTCAACCGATCGCCTATGCAGAAGCTAGCACACTCAATCTGCGCAAGTTCGATCGTCCAGAGCAGCAAATTCCCTTTTTAGGGCGTTATGTGACGACTCAACCCATCAACGTGGGCAACCGAGATAATCCCTCGTTGGAACTGCTCACCCAACTAAAACCCGATCTGATTTTGGGTGAGTCTTGGACTTCCAAAAAACACTATGATTTACTATCTAAAATTGCACCAACCCTCCTATTTAGTGATGTTGGCATGAACGATGATCAGCATTGGAAGCATAGCATTGGAGGAATTGCTAAAGCACTAGGACGAGAACAACAAGCACAACAATTACTTGAAAACTATCCTCAACAAACTGCCCTAGCTCGCAAAGAATTGGCTCCGGTTGTTGCAGCCTACCCAAAAGTTCTAGTGATTCATTCTAATCGTCTCAGCAATTCTATTGCTATGGCAGATGATAGTAAGGCGGCTGATATGTTACGGGCGATCGGGTTTGAGATTATATCGCCTGAAGATGTGTCTCTTAAATCAGGGGCAAATGTCCAAGTTTCCCTAGAGATTCTTCCCCAAATTGAAACCGATCTGATTTTCGTTTTGGCGTGGTCAGAGGAACTTTATGATCCGCAACTAGAAATTGAACAGCAATGGAGCAAAACTCCGCTCTTACGGCAAATGCAAGCGTTCAAGAATGGGCAGGTTTTCTTCGTTGATTATCAGCTTTGGGGTAGCGTCACTCGTGGTCCTATTACCGATCAGTTGATTCTAGAAAAACTGCCTCCGCTCTTGCTTCCCTTAATGGAAAAAACAGATCCCTAA
- a CDS encoding DUF86 domain-containing protein, whose protein sequence is MSRDQQSIRDMVNAAEEILNFTAGLDYASLESDRRTQAAVFYEILVIGKAANRLSDKFRVEHSTVPWKDIIGMQNILAHQYDKVDAEVVWDVIRQDVPELILLLKQLLSPQNK, encoded by the coding sequence ATGTCGCGTGACCAGCAATCAATTCGGGACATGGTTAATGCAGCCGAGGAAATTCTTAACTTCACGGCTGGTCTGGATTACGCTTCTTTAGAATCCGATCGCCGTACCCAAGCTGCTGTTTTCTACGAGATTTTAGTCATTGGCAAAGCCGCAAACCGTTTATCAGATAAGTTTCGGGTAGAACATTCAACTGTGCCTTGGAAAGACATTATCGGAATGCAAAATATCCTGGCACATCAGTACGACAAAGTAGATGCTGAAGTAGTGTGGGATGTGATTCGTCAAGATGTTCCAGAGTTAATTTTGCTGCTTAAACAACTCTTATCTCCTCAAAACAAATAG
- a CDS encoding TonB-dependent receptor, with amino-acid sequence MGISLKNWSNGKFFAGMLVRFFARDAARSPFLVSLLVFSALAVEMRPVRAIEEIINPQIAAPNTTAPDPLAPDTTPEALGESSFASSSSTAAIAPLGDLAPLSEPDQPATTVEDWMTEIAQSLVQITGVRVEATESGLQVVLETTEGDVLTPMTRSVGNALIADFPNAVLALPDGNEYSQSNPTEGIALVSVTNLPGNQVRVAITGTGAPPTAEVNPNAQGLVLSVLPGAAVADSDADAIQVVVTGEQDEGYNPSSATTATRTDTPIRDIPQSIQVIPRQVLEDQQVTRLQDALQNVSGVTRQGNYGGGEGGSYKIRGFEQEGNFRNGFRDNDFYSISDPANIEQIEVLRGPSSVLFGQAQPGGIINVITEQPTEQPYYSFEFTGGQFSFYRPELDISGSIDNDGDLRYRLNLAYQNSGSFRDYNHTERFFVAPVLTWDISDNTTITFNFEYLDNDPVFDRGLVALSDGSLVLPINRFLGYPSLDKYSETVFRAGYNFEHRFSEDWRIRNALSIYSAFADGESVVVDGDVVDDQFSPRRLDVDEFLNENYALQTEVVGEFSTGSITHELLMGVELNRRTRYYDLLSGALPSIDIFNPNYDVDRPNDLASPYNELTFVDTLGIYVQDQINLIDNLIVLVGGRFDHITQDTRFPYDGSSTEQTNSAFSPRIGVVYQPSDEISLYASYSEGFAANIGRSADNSVFDPERGSQYEIGIKGDFLDGRLSGTLAAFDITKSNILTTNPDNPDFSIALGEQRSQGVELNLAGEILPGWNIIAGYAYTDARVSEDNSIPEGDRPTNVADHTANLWSTYEIQDGDFQGLGFGLGLFFTGEREGELPNSNLQLPSFLRADATIFYRRDNWRVGVNVRNLFDIEYYETVQSRSIIYPGAPINVLATVSVEF; translated from the coding sequence ATGGGAATCAGTTTGAAGAATTGGAGTAATGGCAAGTTTTTTGCTGGAATGTTAGTGCGCTTTTTTGCTAGAGATGCTGCGCGATCGCCCTTCTTAGTGAGTCTTTTGGTGTTCAGTGCGCTGGCTGTGGAAATGCGACCTGTGAGAGCGATCGAGGAAATTATCAATCCGCAGATTGCAGCCCCGAATACAACGGCTCCAGACCCACTAGCTCCAGACACAACTCCAGAGGCATTAGGTGAATCGTCTTTTGCCTCAAGTTCTTCAACAGCCGCGATCGCTCCTCTCGGTGACCTAGCCCCTCTCAGTGAACCGGATCAGCCTGCCACCACGGTAGAGGACTGGATGACCGAAATTGCTCAATCCCTGGTACAAATTACAGGGGTGCGAGTAGAAGCAACAGAGTCAGGTTTGCAGGTGGTGTTGGAAACGACAGAGGGGGATGTGCTCACGCCAATGACGCGATCGGTGGGCAATGCTTTGATTGCAGATTTTCCCAATGCAGTGCTGGCATTACCCGATGGGAATGAGTATTCGCAGAGTAACCCAACAGAGGGGATTGCCTTAGTTAGCGTGACCAATTTACCAGGCAACCAAGTACGAGTTGCCATCACAGGAACAGGTGCTCCACCCACAGCAGAGGTGAACCCCAATGCTCAAGGATTGGTGTTGAGCGTATTGCCGGGAGCAGCAGTGGCAGATAGTGATGCAGATGCCATTCAGGTTGTGGTAACGGGTGAACAGGATGAGGGTTATAATCCGTCGAGTGCTACAACTGCAACTCGTACCGATACACCCATTCGAGACATTCCCCAATCCATTCAAGTCATTCCCCGCCAAGTTTTAGAAGATCAGCAAGTAACTCGCCTCCAAGACGCACTTCAGAATGTCAGCGGTGTGACGCGCCAGGGAAATTATGGTGGCGGTGAAGGCGGTTCTTATAAAATTCGGGGCTTTGAGCAAGAAGGAAATTTTAGAAACGGTTTTCGGGATAACGATTTCTACAGCATTTCTGATCCGGCTAATATTGAACAAATAGAAGTTTTGCGGGGTCCGTCTTCTGTTCTGTTTGGGCAAGCCCAACCCGGCGGCATCATCAATGTCATTACGGAACAGCCCACTGAGCAGCCCTACTACTCGTTTGAATTTACAGGTGGGCAATTTAGTTTTTATCGTCCGGAATTAGATATTTCTGGTTCGATCGACAACGATGGTGATTTGCGATATCGTCTTAACCTTGCCTATCAAAATTCTGGTAGTTTTCGAGATTATAATCACACAGAACGGTTCTTTGTGGCTCCGGTATTAACCTGGGATATTAGCGATAACACAACCATAACGTTCAATTTTGAATATCTGGACAACGATCCGGTTTTCGATCGCGGTTTAGTGGCGCTGAGCGATGGTTCTCTAGTTTTACCGATCAATCGTTTCTTGGGCTATCCTTCCCTAGACAAGTACAGTGAAACAGTCTTCCGAGCGGGCTATAACTTTGAGCATCGCTTTAGCGAAGATTGGCGAATCCGTAATGCCTTGTCGATCTATTCGGCTTTTGCAGATGGAGAAAGTGTCGTGGTCGATGGTGATGTAGTAGACGATCAATTTTCCCCTCGAAGACTGGATGTAGATGAGTTTCTTAACGAAAACTATGCGCTGCAAACAGAAGTCGTAGGCGAATTTTCTACGGGAAGTATTACCCATGAATTGTTAATGGGTGTGGAGCTAAACCGTCGGACACGCTACTATGATCTTCTCTCTGGGGCTTTACCATCGATCGATATTTTCAACCCAAACTATGATGTCGATCGCCCCAATGATTTAGCATCTCCATACAATGAACTGACTTTTGTCGATACGCTTGGCATCTATGTGCAAGATCAGATCAATCTAATAGATAATCTCATTGTCTTGGTGGGAGGTCGCTTTGATCACATTACACAAGATACTCGTTTCCCCTACGATGGATCATCTACTGAGCAAACCAACAGTGCTTTTAGCCCACGCATAGGAGTAGTTTACCAGCCCAGCGACGAGATTTCTCTTTACGCTAGCTACAGTGAAGGCTTTGCTGCCAACATCGGGCGCTCTGCTGATAATTCTGTCTTCGATCCAGAGCGCGGCAGTCAATATGAGATCGGCATCAAGGGTGATTTTCTAGACGGCAGGCTTTCAGGTACTTTGGCAGCATTCGATATCACCAAGTCCAACATTCTCACCACTAACCCCGATAATCCAGACTTTTCGATCGCCCTGGGAGAACAGCGCAGCCAAGGTGTAGAGCTAAACTTAGCAGGCGAAATTCTGCCCGGTTGGAATATCATTGCAGGCTATGCCTATACTGATGCACGAGTTTCTGAAGATAACAGCATTCCAGAGGGCGATCGCCCAACCAACGTGGCAGACCACACTGCTAACCTATGGTCAACCTACGAAATTCAAGACGGAGATTTTCAGGGGTTAGGATTTGGACTGGGATTGTTTTTTACAGGAGAACGGGAAGGAGAATTACCCAACAGCAATCTTCAGTTGCCTAGCTTTTTACGAGCAGATGCTACGATATTTTATCGGCGTGATAACTGGAGAGTGGGCGTGAATGTGCGCAACTTGTTTGACATTGAATACTATGAGACAGTACAGTCCAGATCCATTATTTATCCGGGTGCCCCCATTAATGTGCTGGCAACTGTTTCGGTTGAATTTTAA
- a CDS encoding nucleotidyltransferase family protein yields the protein MTIHTLELPMAQIKELCDRHQIIEFALFGSVLRDDFRPNSDIDVLISFAPNARKGLLTLAQIKHELEDLLGRNVDILTKKSIQQSHNPARSRNILNSAQVLYVA from the coding sequence ATGACGATTCATACCCTCGAATTACCAATGGCTCAAATCAAAGAACTGTGCGATCGCCATCAAATTATTGAATTTGCGCTATTTGGTTCTGTCTTACGAGATGACTTCAGACCTAATAGCGACATTGATGTATTAATTAGCTTTGCCCCTAATGCTAGAAAGGGATTGTTGACTCTAGCTCAAATTAAACATGAACTAGAAGACCTGCTAGGGAGAAACGTGGATATACTCACCAAAAAATCAATTCAACAAAGCCACAACCCTGCTCGCAGTCGCAACATTTTGAATTCTGCTCAAGTTTTGTATGTCGCGTGA